A region of the bacterium genome:
AAATTCCATATCGCCACCAATTCCAATTCCAACAATAATGGGAGGGCAGGAATAAGGGGCTTTTTTCTTTACATAGTCTACAACAATATCCTCTATATCTTCCCTATCAGAGGGCTTAAGCATCATCAACCCTCCCTGATTCTCAGAGCCAGCTCCCTTTGCAAAAAGGGTTATCTTCAAATCTTCGCCATCTATCAAATGTATATGGACAATAGCCGGTGTATTATCGCCTGTATTTTTTCTTTCAAAAGGAGATGAGACCATAGATGCTCTAAGATAGCCCTCCTTATAACCCCTTCCAACACCCTCCTGCACAGAAGAATTTATATCAAAATCAATCTCTAATCCCCTTCCAATCTCAAAAAAGGCAATAACAGAGCCTGTATCCTGGCAAATTGGAATGTTTCTTTCTTTTGCAATCCTTGCATTTTCAATGAGAATTGATAAAACCTCCCTTGGTCTTTTTTCTTTTTCATTTTCCCTTGCTTTGATAAGGGCTTTAATAATAGACAAAGGAAGGCTATAATTTATCTCCTTGCAAAGGGAAGAAATGGTATTAACGAATTTCTGTCTCTCTATCCTTCTCATCCTCTTTTCCTGTAGCAATAGCAATCCTCTCTGCACCTGCTTGTTTTGCTATGTCCATAACAGAGACGGCATCGCCAAGATATATAGAGCGATCACCCCTTATGATAACAAGCTTATCCTCTTTTTGTAAAAGCTTCTGGGTAAGATATTCCTTTAAACCTGTTTTTTCAACCTTTACCTCATCAACAAATACATTTTTTTCTTTATCAACTGTTATAATAATTGCCTCTGGATTTGGAACGCCCATTATTGAAGATGGAAGATTTACCTTTATCCCTTGATACATAAGGAATGGCGTTGCAACCATAAAGATTATAAGAAGGACAAGAAAAACATCTGTAAGGGGTGTAATATTTATCTCTGCAATAAACCTATCCTCTTCTCCCACTTGCATTTTTATAAATCCTTACCTCAAT
Encoded here:
- a CDS encoding fumarate hydratase translates to MRRIERQKFVNTISSLCKEINYSLPLSIIKALIKARENEKEKRPREVLSILIENARIAKERNIPICQDTGSVIAFFEIGRGLEIDFDINSSVQEGVGRGYKEGYLRASMVSSPFERKNTGDNTPAIVHIHLIDGEDLKITLFAKGAGSENQGGLMMLKPSDREDIEDIVVDYVKKKAPYSCPPIIVGIGIGGDMEFACLLSKKAILRDIGRFNENLAVAQMEKNLLLRINNLEIGPGGLGGKTTAISVNIELAPCHIGSLPLAINIGCYATRYKEVVL
- a CDS encoding biopolymer transporter ExbD → MQVGEEDRFIAEINITPLTDVFLVLLIIFMVATPFLMYQGIKVNLPSSIMGVPNPEAIIITVDKEKNVFVDEVKVEKTGLKEYLTQKLLQKEDKLVIIRGDRSIYLGDAVSVMDIAKQAGAERIAIATGKEDEKDRETEIR